agccttaaaggTATAACTATtagaaaaagttaaataataaagcttaaagctaaaggcttaatataaataatttaattaattaatctttaaattctattcttattataagagatttataatattattaactagggatttataatctttaatatattacttctATTAATACCTAGggttaagatattattaatatatataattattaaattattatctttatcttttaatttttaaaataatctttaaaataatctttaataaaaagaataaattattaataatttataaggtatttaataaaagtaatattattttataaaaagtttattaaattagaatttattatattaagaattctataaagttaaaaaaagaaagttctagggaaaaaaggaaaaagcttataattaacgctatagcttttaacaCAATAAAATTCAACACAATAGTTACGCAATCTGCGTTAATAAATTCTCGATACGGGACAATTACCGCGACGGACCGGATGCAATCTTGGCGTCAGCGCTCGTTGCCGCTCCCGGGTAACATAGTTGTAGTGGTAATAACCAACAATCGGCGGCTGTTGAACAGTGGTTGTGCGCGCCTGGAAGATATCGCAGTCTGGAAAATGAACGGCGCGCCCGGCGAAGATGAAAGGAGGCAGGCCATCTACTTTCTCCAAAGGGCTATCTTTATGATGCAGTAAGTGACCAACACATATTGACTTGTAAATCGGCATGGGGACTTTTGCTAGGCCGCGGGAATACAGTGTGAGGTGCTTGTCGGCGTCGATCGAGGGTGATGGAGAGGGAGGTAGAATGGAGTCAAGGTGCTGGAAATGACAGTTTAGGAGTTGCAGATGCTGTGACGTCCAGAATAGAGGATGTGCGGCAAACCGTGGATTTTCGATGCTCAGTCTGTGCAGGGACTTTGGTGTTGGTTGTTGCATCATGGTTGGTGCATCTCATGCGATGGATTTGTAGGTCAAGATGTGACGCGTCGCGTTGAAGTGCAAAGAAAGGGGATGGAGCCACTTATTTCCGATATGCTCAGCGAGCCAATAACGTTAGTTTTGATTTGTGCGACCAAATGACTTTTATACACAATTCAATTCGAGGTTAAATACCAGACCATGTTAAAGATATTGTAGGTAAAGCACTTAGAGGCACGACTGTGGAGGATATAGGGTCCAAGTAATATTACTAATTGCACCTAGTCTCAGATAATATATACTGgaattcgacttgcataagCATCACTCTTGCTAATGTGCAAATCCATCTTATGGAAATCATGCAGTTGTAACCAACACAGCATACGAAACACAAGCGTGCACCAGACTTCGTTGATTTCGTTCGGCTCATGCCTGTGGATATGCTTGAAGTTGACATCGCGTGTGTCTGAAGCGGCCGAGTCTTTTCTGGCTCTCGCATACTTGCCAAGAAGGCTGTGTTGGTTCACAATCTGGACAACAGTACCCCGTATACGAGAAAAGTACATTTGTATCAGTAGGCTTTCCCTTTCATCCGCTGACGCCGAGTCAATGTCATGGATGGTGATAGGTACATCGCCCAATGCCTCTTCGGTCGTCTCATTGTTGACTTTATCGTTAGACTCAGTCTTCTCGTGCAGGATGCTCATGACCTCTTGGATATGAACACGCACGACCTTTTTGACCATTGACAAACTTGGTTTGCTCATATTTCCAAAGTACTCGTCGCACAACTCGATCCCGCTGCGAAGATGGTTGAGGCCGTTGACCAATGTGGCTCCGTTGGTGTCTTCGCCAAATACATCTAGTGTTGATCCCTCGCTCCGCACCAGTGGGAActtcttgtctttttctGCCCATTCAAGTATTCTCTTTACTTGTTCGCTGCCAGTCAGAGACTGTTCTCGTAGAAGCCGCAATGAAGTGATGTATTCCGCCAGTAGCGTTGGTAGAGAGAAGGTACTAGGGTCCCAGAAGAAGACTGTCGGGTTTGGAAGCATACGAAATACAGTATCCTTCACGTGTAACATTTCCCCAACCATGCCGAGGATTTCAAATGGAACTATCTGGTCAGCATCCAGTCGTCTACTTCATTCGATCTCAAACAACTTACCGGCGAAGAGGTGGCTGTGACGAGCCTGATCCGTGTTTTTGCGGAAGTAGTTGACCGTATTAATATCACAACCAAATACCACCAATGTCTTTGCTATCTCAGCAAGACTTCCCAATTGGAGACTTTCGGCGCCTTTAGCCTCGTCTGCGTATACCTTGCGCTCTTGGTAGAATATCGTCGGCGCCATACCGAAACACAGCTGCTTGACGTTGTAGCTGGGTACAATGCGGTTTTTCTCAAACCAAGTCGGGCCTTGCTTTTGAAAATTGAAGCATATACCAAGGCCATCTGTGTACGAGCCGTAGAGTACAAAGCCGTTCCCCTGGGCACGGTACTGGTCATTGTTCAAGTCAAACTGCCTCCAATGGATACCTAACATGGCAGCAATCTCGACAATGTGAGATATTGTGGTGGTGGCATAAGGTTTTGCAAAGTCTTTGGGCATGCTGTCCCACGTACGTCTCTTTCTTTGCATACAGACGAGCAGGGAGTGGTGAGCATCAGGACTCTCTGGGGGTACTGGGCTATCAAGTGGCGGGCGAGGACCAGTTGCCTTGCGCCATTCTCCTGATTTCTTGCCCTGCCATTCGCGAGATTCCTTTTCCATCCGAACAATGGCCATGAGAAGAG
This Fusarium poae strain DAOMC 252244 chromosome 3, whole genome shotgun sequence DNA region includes the following protein-coding sequences:
- a CDS encoding hypothetical protein (TransMembrane:1 (o22-44i)) — its product is MSSTAVPDPSSSGQGNDDNTELIVAVVALVISVLAFVIAILQALQQYLATATGFTSCSEAVIGKWSQFARRQMVWTEFRFEVQFETPVIFVAKPSNTRGPLGDDALAKDENRKIIRLDGSNANFKYTDTVKEYDDNYKKSTQQVVHTADNEKATWCALLMAIVRMEKESREWQGKKSGEWRKATGPRPPLDSPVPPESPDAHHSLLVCMQRKRRTWDSMPKDFAKPYATTTISHIVEIAAMLGIHWRQFDLNNDQYRAQGNGFVLYGSYTDGLGICFNFQKQGPTWFEKNRIVPSYNVKQLCFGMAPTIFYQERKVYADEAKGAESLQLGSLAEIAKTLVVFGCDINTVNYFRKNTDQARHSHLFAVPFEILGMVGEMLHVKDTVFRMLPNPTVFFWDPSTFSLPTLLAEYITSLRLLREQSLTGSEQVKRILEWAEKDKKFPLVRSEGSTLDVFGEDTNGATLVNGLNHLRSGIELCDEYFGNMSKPSLSMVKKVVRVHIQEVMSILHEKTESNDKVNNETTEEALGDVPITIHDIDSASADERESLLIQMYFSRIRGTVVQIVNQHSLLGKYARARKDSAASDTRDVNFKHIHRHEPNEINEVWCTLVFRMLCWLQLHDFHKMDLHISKSDAYASRIPVYII